One Portunus trituberculatus isolate SZX2019 chromosome 22, ASM1759143v1, whole genome shotgun sequence genomic window, TGCTGCATGACCTGTCCCAGATGAAGAATGTCTTCTCGCCGTCCTGGCGCCATTGGTTGTGCAACGCGAGGACACTGCTGATGCTGGCATACGGGATTATTTTAACATGCTTCTCTTTAACGTTCACCCTCTTCGCAGTAAGACCCTCTACTGTCTTGGAGACTTTGTTCCTCACAATGGCTGCAGTGGTCTGTTCTGTCATCTTCTGGCTGCCCATAGAGCTGTTCTACTCGGTGCTCGCCGTCCAGGCCCACCACCTTCTGGTCAATACAAAGGCTACTGCGACCAAGGTGTCCGCTTTCCTTGCCGGTAACGAGTCTTTTAAGTGCGAGAGTGACGTGAAGACGACGATGGCGGCGCTGGTGCACCTGGACGCTGTCATTCAGGAGGTAAGTGAAAGGATGCGTCTGCAGTGGTGGACAGGATACAAAGAATTGGTCTTGCTACAATATTGTTCAAAAGTTCTGTTACTGAGCCACAAAACATATGTTAAAACTGTCATGTATTCAAGAATTAAACAGCTTCTAATAATTACAAAAATTGCACTATACAAAATGACACTGAAACTATTAGCTTCTGTTAGGAGCACCACCGTGTTGTGGAATCTGCCGCCCAAAGAATATTTCAGAACGTGAGCAACCCggcaggtggaggtgaagcgggCGAAGACCACACGCCTGTTCTTCCCAATCATCAACATATTCTTCGTGATTGCAATCATGTTGGCTATCACCAGCCCTTACACTATCATTCAAGGGAGCATTGCAGGCGGCGGCACCTTCGGATCGTTACTATTAGCTTCCCACATCATGGGCAGCCTGTTTCACGCGGGCCAAATGTTCACCAGCCAGGTTAGCCTTCTCGCTTCACCGCGTGCCTCCTTTCAGGCGTCGATAGTTAAGTTAGATAGCTGGTTAATGAATGAGTGATAGTTAGATGGCTTATTAGCTTAATTGTTATCTAGCTAGCTATTTAGTTACATGGATTATCACTGTCActaaatcagtcagttagtgagggagggagggagggagggagggagtgacaaTTACTTGTTTAGTTAGTCTGGTAGCTAAATACTATCGAAGTCAGAGTTAATTAGTTCATTAATTAAATAGTTAGACACTCACTGAGTTAGACAGTGTCAGGCAGTCTGACAGTTTATAAGTGAGCTCGTAATTTGTATTACTGTAATAGAttaatcagtcattcagtcagtcagttagtcatatAGTCAGTTAACAATTCTGTCTTCAGAATCAGTTCATAAATCAATCAATGAGTCATCACATGGCTTCCCCAGGTGAGTGAAGCCGAGGGAGTCTTGAAGCAGCTGAGAGCCAAGAGTCAGGACCTCAGTGTCAgcctgaaggtgtgtgtgtgtgtgtgtgtgtgtgtgtgtgtgtgtgtgtgtgtgtgtgtgtgtgtgtgtgtgtgtgtgtgtttgggggaagGGGAGACTAACTGTTGTCTTGAATCTATAATGTCTCGTAAGTGATCAATTTATGAATTAACAATGTTTTCATTCTCAGTAATTTTGAGCAAACAGTTACGAATATGAAATACTCTTACTATTTAtcttacttccactactactactactgctactactactactactactactattactactactactactactactactactactactactactactactactactactactactactactactactactactactactactactactacacactactactactactactactactactactactactactactactactactactactactactactactactactactactactactactactactactactactactactactactactactaatactactactctaataacaacagtaataataacgataacaaagCGTCTATAAAGACAGGTGAAATATACAGGTGTCTTCTACAGGTGAACCTTGTGATGGGGAGTTTGTCGTCTTTACTTACCTTCGATGTGTGTGGCTGGTACACCCTCAGctattcctccctccttgcAGTAAGTACCTTTGATCCTTTCTCGTATTGTTTGGATAGCGTTACAGTGACAAGACCTTTTTACTGCTAAcactccactctctcctcttccttctcttactcctagATCTTCAATACTATCATGACCTACATTGTGATAATAttccaagaaggaggaggaaccatcAAGAACTCATAAGCCCTTACGACCactcatagaaaacggagaTTATCAAGGAGAAACATCAATAAACCGAGGGCTTTGATGGGATACTTGCAGAAAAatgtagagaaggaaaattgtgaAAGTTTGGGCCACAGTTTGTTTTGAAAGGCTATACAGATGATAAGTCAGTTTTATGGGTATTTTATCTCATTTGTGATGTAGAGAGTCAATATTAAACCACCACGATGCATGAAAACACTCCTGAAGACTCCAGTAACATCCTCTGCAACATGTTCACGCTATGTTTGTGCATGAAGTTCTTCATATTCACAAGACAAACTCATAGAATCGCAAGTTTTTCATAGAATACGCGATTAATttggtttttattcatttatttatcttaataGAAAGGTGAAGCGAGTGTGCACATAGAGCCAAGATGGACACATGACTCACTCCTGTGGGTTCTCTTGTTTCGTTGTGTGTGCATCAACATCTGTAAAATGTAATGAACTCGCATGTTACCGATGAGACACTTTGTACTTAtcaacttgaaataaaaaataaatctacTTTCAAAACACCCTTACGAATGAATAATAAACAATGATGATTTTTATTAATACTCTATTCTTTATTGATTGTCTTGCGTGACGTATATGTGGCTTTGTCATTTACTAGTGTTTGACCTGAGCTCCACGCTGAAAGGGCTGACAGAGGGATGAAGGATCTACCACCcataactttttcctttctctatttttttttttttttttcgtgagctGCAAAATCGATCCAGTAAACATGAGACTTTAAATCCACAGAGAAAGTTAAAGCGCAGCCAGTAATGGAATATGAAGCAGCAGAGGACACTAAACATGAATGTGCGGCACAACAATGGCAATTATGTATGGGTGAGATGGATGGCGACACGCGTGACTTGGACGAAATTTCATGGTAATTGAGTCCTTAGCAAGATGGATCGGCACGTGTTGTGAGCTATTACCTTGATGGCGACTCCTCACTGTAATGTAAACACCTTCCGCAGGACTATTTAAGGGCGATAACACCCAACACCACGTCCTTCACAAGGCATCAATATTCCAATGATGAATCGATGTTCTCGTGGACATGTAAGCGGCGTGTATTGAGAGCAAAGGGCAGGACGCAAGTGTTGTTCCCGAGTGAGAACAAAGACTGCGTCAAGTGGACAAACTATTAGGCAGCGTTTGCCCTCACTACCGCCCACGGAGGCCACGGCAGCGACCTTTGTGTGGCTGACTCGCCACGCGGCAGGGCAGGTGTCGCTCCCTCTCCCCGCCACGCTCGTGTCTTGATCTGCGTTTTactaacaggagagagagagagagagagagagagagagagagagagagagagagagagagagagagagagagagaaagccgtaAAGCCTTTGCCGCTGCCAGGATGCTGCCGCAAGACACCTGTGGTATGTTGCCCTGGCGGATGACGATGCCAGTGTTGCAGGTGTTCGGCTGCCTCCCCTACAAGCTGAGTGCCACCAGCGACCCGCCCGTTTTCAGTCTGCCGCTTCTTCTCTGGAGTATTTCTGTTCACGTGTTCCTGACCAGTGTGAGCTTCTTTGCGTTTACAAACATATTTCATTTGTACGCAGCACCTGACCTGGGCACCGTCTTTTTCATGAACTGCGTCGCCTTCATGATGGCCACCGTGCCCTTATTTCCTGTCTCCTTAACGATTAAAAGCTCTAAGATGGCCGCCCTTCTGCACGACATGTCTAACATCGTGGTCGTGCACCGGAAACACAAGATCTATCCTAAGAATTTGATTGTCATGATGACGGCTGTGATCTTTGTCGTGTTTTCGACGTGGTTCGCCTGCTTCATCTTGAGATCAGTGTTCTTTGAGTGTGTGATGGTGTTCTTGTGGACTTTGGCGTGCAGCGTGACCATCTTCATGCCAGACAGCTGCTTATCTGCTCTGCTGGACCTCATGACTAGTTACTTGCTGCTGGCCACGGAGTCCACGGTGGCGACAGTGTCCAAGCTACTTGGCCCAGACGGTTCCTTTAGCGGGGAGGACAACACCAAGGAGGCGCTGCTTGCACTGCATGATCTCGAGTCTCTCATCCGGGAGGTAAGGCATGCCAAATATCAGTGTCATTTATGTTACAAACTGATGTCACCGTGTGTCGACTCTTGAGCAATCCGCTGTTGCAACTCACCTAATTCTTTAACTCAACAAATGCTCATGCCTGAATCGCTCCCGCCTCGCAGGTGACGGCGTGGCAGGAGACGGTGAAGCAGTGTTTCTTCCCTGTCTTAACCACATTCCTGCTGCTGAGCGTCATGCTAGCCATCGCGTGCCCCTACGCTATCCTGAAGGGCAAATTCATGGGCGGCACCACCATAgtctgctttttattttctttctacattatGGGCGTTTACTCCTACTATGGCCAGATCTTCACTGACAAGGTGGGTCGtgcagcaggcaggcagacaggcaggtaagCAGGCAGGTAGGTGCTACTTCTGCTTGCTTCCCCATAAGGCAAAAATACTGTGCGTTATTTGGCGCATATTTGCATTGATAAATGAAACTTTGTGCTTTTAAGAAGAGCACCAACGAGTGAAGCCTTAGATTTTTTCCCTAAAGAAGATCTAAAGTTACATCTATTTACAAAAGGCGcgcgcgctgtgtgtgtgtgtgtgtgtgtgtgtgtgtgtgtgtgtgtgtgtttgtttgtgtgtgtgtgtatacttgcataaatgaagaaaggaagcaatcaATACCTTTAGATGATATTGCCCTTACGGTGTCATTACTCGCTGCTATATTATTACATCGACTAGGTCAAGACACACTAATCCTCACCTTTACTTTTCGTCCTTGTTTTTCAGGTGAGCCTTGCTGAAAAACAACTGAGAGACCTGAACATGAGGAGCAAGAACACAAATTTCTGCataaaggtttgtgtgtgtgtgtgtgtgtgtgtgtgtgtgtgtgtgtgtgtgtgtgtgtgtgtgtgtgtgctgtcatgTTTTAATATTCAGGGCATGTCAAGAGTGCAAGTTTTCTTTACGTAACTGAAAGGTAAACTGCAAACTTGACCGAAGCAAAATTACTTAACCCAAATTACGATAAtgcataaaacgaaaaaataacagataGACTTTACCGTGCATACATCTCCGGGTTGAaggagtgcgtgagtgagtgagtgcgtgagtgagcgagtgatgAGCGAGTAAGTGCGTGAGTGACGAGTGAGAAAATTCGTACGTGAGCGAGTGAGTACGTGAGTGATCGAGTAAGTGCGTGTGTCAGTAAGTGATGAGTAAGCAAAGGTTAGTGTAACAGTCAAGGGTCTTTACTGTCAAGGTTACGAAGGAGAGGGGGGTGGTTAGCGAAGGTTATGCCCTCTGACGGCGTACCTATGCattattaacccattcagtacctggacgcgttttcatatccattctgctaactatctggcgattttatacagcttcagaaacatatgttgggatttgactagtgaagactctggccattgattATTTTTACCTacatagatcctttctaatgcaaataaagtcAAATCATATCccaaaattaaggtaaaaatgcgtctcagtgctTAAAGAGGTAATGAATCAGTAACCGGTGATCCaacttatgtgtgtgtctgaaggAGAGTGTGTTAGTTACCAGAgaaatagtttgtgtgtgttagtagaATAAAACAACCATCTAATATGCAGTTCATACATTTTCTTCCCCTGAatcattaacaaaaacgtgataATTACTAGTGGAACCATTTCtttactcttgttttcttctctttactattCTAGAAGCGGAAAGATAAGCAACCTTCAatttctatacattttttttttatttcctcgttCTGGTCAGtcactttaactccttcaatactgagatacattttttaccttaaggttagaccattttattgacattaggaagggtctatggtggacaacaaattaatggccacagtcttcactattttaatccctcccaTACTTTTctgttgtataaaatcaccaaattgtaaagcagaatgaatatgaaaaagcgtcatggtactgaagggattgacaACTAGTAATAATATCGAAGCTTCGTGACGTTATGGAAGCAACTCACTCAACCATCTCTTCATCAGAATGTGTCAATGTGTGCTAGTTCATGTCAACAGTCGTGTCTTTTCTGTCAGTGGAGGGACAAGTGTGAGCGTATCAGTGTATTGCTTCATTTAATTATAGGCTCGTATTTTCAAAGCTGCTGGATCCCTTAAAGAATAGAGAGTCACGCAGGTGTGTTCGGCAGATGAACAGCGTGATCGCCAGACTTTCGCCTCTCCTCACCTTTAACATGTGTGGATGTTACACGCTGAGTTACTCCTCATTCCTTGGCGTAAgtattgtgttttccttccttcctgtcttcgtGTGTTAATTTATTGCATCATTAATTTCTGTCTTGCCTTCTTCATATCTTCATCCTTTctggtctctttttttttttttttcttgtggtaaGTGTagcttctcattcttccttcctcctttctttccttctttccttcctgccttgtttcctttttttcttccttctctacttccttccttcttttccccttttccttcttttctcctttcctttcttctttccttcatccctttatcccttctttccttatttacttccttctctctttccttccttctttccttgcctttcatTTATCCCTTGTACTTTTTATCTAGTctgcctcatttctcctttccactCTGAGTTATCTCCCCTTATCTTCtatttgtctcttctctctgtttccttcctttttcatctcctctcaatatattttcaatcgttttcttttattttttactttccttttctgttgtctagcagcttcctctctctctctctctctctctatcttgctcttttcattttctctcacatctattctatctttcatctcttcatctcttcactttttccatttcttttacgTTTTCATCAGTCTTAcctgcctttctcttccctttcagcTCATGAACACAGTGCTAACCTACCTGGTCATTATCTTTCAAATCGGAGGAAACGACATCACAAAGTTTAGTTCTCCCTCTGAAAATGATTTATCAGACTCAGAGAAAACTGATGGTTAGGCGAGAGGTTTTAAAGGGTGACTACTGTATTTTGTTCAGTGTTGGCTtgcatttttgtgtgtttatttatgttttgtttcctttttctttctttattttcttctttgtttgtctattttccttttttccatttgtatattcattccttattattactatcccttctttttattttcttttattaacatttttttgtttccttgttaatcttagtcttcgttttcttcattcatttcattttatttattttttccttttatgacGAGTGTAATATGAAATACTCGTTAATTTATACATTTAGTCGAACCTTTGTAGTAAACATTTTGTCACTGTAGAAACTTCTCTTCAGTCAAATACAAATACAAGTAAAAGTTATACTGTTTGCACCACTGAATGTTAACAAATAAAGGTTAAATAACACTAACGAGGTACTTTCAATCGACCACCAGTAGGAATAACCAAATATCATTCATAACCTATTGATTATTCTATTACCAAACCTTTTCAATTACTCAGTACAGGTGTAAGAGTTTATTTACCTAATCAATACAAATTTACCATTCGAATAACACTGCAACTTTTTACGTGTTATAATATCATACataacatttccttccttcacttcactttacTTGCGATTTTTCTGTGTGAGATGAGAAAATGATGGAGTGGAGAGATGAGGTGGAGAAGATgacaggaaggagatggaggaggaggaggaggaagagagggaagaaagaaatacgagGGTGGAAGGTGTACAGATGACACGGAGATAAGTGagcgagagaagaaaggaaagaaagaggaggaaggagaagatatTGTAGCAAATGGcgcaaagaagaggaatggaagtaaTGTCGTGGAGATGAGGCGtaagatgataataaagaggaggagaaggaagaggagaaagagaaggaacaaaaccaagaaagaaaggggagaaacagatgagagtgtaggaggaggtggaccaGGATGTggagtaagggaggaggaggatgtggagggaggagacatcaagaggaggaggaggaggaggaggaggaagaggaggaggaggaggagtgaggttTCATTGAGGCGAGAGTGGTGAGTAGGCAAGGTCACTCAGATGCAATATactgacctccaaagactccACCTTCTGACCTTTGACCTCGCTCCCATGACCTCTACTAAACCCACCGGGAATTCGATTTTCTTCCAACATTCAACTTCGCTCTCAAACTTCATATGTAAAAGTAGaacatgttttctctctctctctctctctctctctctctctctctctctgaaaaaaaatgttatatcaagatttttctattataatttggtgtttttttcatttatctatttgttttactgttttattcttgtttttcttattttctgtttcgttttctttctatttttctactactttcagattttttctctttatttcttacttctcttcattatctaaatctactttcattctcttccctttcctttctttcactctatcTTCATCTCAATTCcctattcatcttttctttctctcctttacttaccttcttcatttttgcttctttcttttcttccttccttctttctttcaaattttttattcgttcatcttgtttcttccttcattatttgaGACAAgtcattcattcttcattttcccttttctcttttcttctttcttcgtttttctcttcttttatcatctcctatctttattttcctctttattgctggtcatttcttttattctcttatcttcctcctcttcatcctttttcttctctctcctccggtttattttctttccgtgcatgtaaataagaggaaagtggccgtgagagaaggagaaggaagagagagagaaggaggaggaggaggaggaggaggaaaaaagggaatgaagaacgaagaagaggaggagctgacaaatgtgatgatgatgggtaACGAAGAGGTAAAATGATGTTATTcaacttctgtgtgtgtgtgtgtgtgtgtgtgtgtgtgtgtgtgtgtgtgtgtgtgtgtgtgtgtgtgtgtgtgtgtgtgtgtgtgtgtgagctgagGAGATTAGGAAAAGGTGAATGGAAAGTCTAAATATGAAGATGAACTGTACATATGAAATCAACTTACACTGAAAAATAGATTCAATGgttattttttactccttttttttttactatggtTCTTTTTACGTTAGATGAGAGGCAAAGGTAATGATTCTATAACTTGTGAATAAAAGCCTTAAAGATAAACTACGTATGGAGTCAACTTACactaaaacataaataaaagatagattttttaatgttcctgttttactttttttttttttatgttagatgagatgtaaagttaATGAGAGGTGATTTTATAACTTGTGAATGGAAAatctaaatataaatataaattacGCATGAAATCAATTTACACTAAAATATTTAAGtgtgatttattttgttattttttacaaTGATTAATTTTACTATAGAAGAGATGTAAATGTAATGAGAGATAGATTTCTATAACATACTATTACCTCATGATCAAAATTAAAAATCTATATTTGAAGACACAGATGAACTGAACATATCAAGTCAACTTAacgtcagaaaaaaaatagaaaagcgaTTCTTATCTAGTTTCTTACCTTATGATAATAGATTGGAGTGATATTAAAGCAATGCGCGTCAAAATTACAGCACACTACCATTTTAAGAGTAACTATAGGACAAAAAATCAACCCAATATTAAAAGAGAAACATTGATTAACCGCACTACTCATAAGGAAAGTAACGCGTATTCATATTTGCTGAagaagttaggttgggttaggttaggttaggttagttaggttaggttaggtaaataaTTCTTCTCGtgcctatttttacttttttttttctcatttgaaCGCCATTATTCCATTGTCTCATTTACCAcaacccaagagagagagagagagagagagagagagagagagagtaggcgaGCTCAGTGTTGCCAgtcacaagacaaaaaaaaaaaaaaaaggaaaggaaaaaaaaaaaagaggaaagcgaaAACAGTTATGAAGCATCACCTTAATTATCACATTTACAGACAGGTAGACTCAGGTACACGTGGGCCCTTCCTCCAGAGAGAATGTTTgcgagtagagaaaaaaaaaagaacaaaaaaagaagcaagagaaaatgaataaagaaaaaaagaaggtgaaGGTAGCAAAAAATACGACATctgtaaaaagaaaacgtaaaatatatacgtacattgacttacgtgtgtgtgtgtgtgtgtgtgtgtgtgtgtgtgtgtgtgtgtgtgtgtgtgtgtgtgggagataaATGTCAGTGTgcgataatactaataataaatggaagaaaacgaCGCTCAACCCGAAGACAAATTGAGTGAAAGGGGGAACTATGCTGTTTCGTGTTTAATTACCACGGGCACTAAGGGTGAAAGTCTCCTGTACCGGGACGCCTTTTGAAACGCCTTGCTCATATTCTtcttacccagagagagagagagagagagagagagcgagaggtggtatagaagcaaaaacaagaacataaattaataaaacgatgaaattaattaagtgaaagaaaaatatattcatgagaaaacaaaacaaaaaaaaaaataacaaagcagACGACAAAAAGAAAGTGCCACAACAAATACACTCTGGAAACTCTTTAAATGTCACTTCGATACACTTTGAAACGCTTAAAGCCCTCTAAACAAACCATACATGAGTTTTGTAGATCTTATAAACACTCTTAGATAGTTTCTGAATCACTCTAAACACTCATTATCACAACCCTTAACTGTCACCACTTTAAAAATAACATCCCCTTAAACACTATTTGAATACATTTCCTTAGGTCTCGCAAACATCCTGAATCCCTCCTTGAACATTCCCCTAACACCCTTTAACCAAGTACCCTTAGATCCCATAAACACCTataaacacccataaacaccaTTAAACACGCTTAAAAATCCCTAAACCCATTCCCACAAGTCCCACGCCCTTATGATCAGGAGAGGAGTGGGCGTGGATTCCCTTTACCGTCTGTGGAACACCGACGAAAAATCAGGGTTTCTTTCCCACGCCCCGCCCCGAGAAGGCCCCGCCGAGTGTTGCAACGCTGACCCAGGCTGGCTCGACCCCGGCCGGGCAGGTGGagggcgggaggaagggagggaagggaggaaaggcagcggcgagcgagagagagtcgGAGAGcagcgggagggaggggagggtcagAGGGAGGGTAGTGAAGGGTAGCGTTCTGAGGTTGCTACAGCCGgtgtgaaggtggaggaaggtggaatgtgaggggaggaagagggagaggtggagaggtggaggtaagGTCGGGAAGCagtgagggaaggtgggaggcaGTTTACCACCCAAGGACAGGGGTAAAAAGTGACTCCGGGTTTGGGTGTTGggatgatgtgatggtggtggtggtggtggtggtggtagtgggaatggatctattactgctactatcatcTTTATTGCTGTCATtaaaactagtagtagtagtaatagtagttgaagtagtagtagtagtagtagtagtagtagaagcagcagcaacaatatagtatcattatcaacaacaacaacatcatttgACGTAACCTGCTGTAACatgttggaggagaaggagatgacagCGACAGCGGTTTTGGCGGAGGAGAAAGGATGGCGGCgataaagatgaggagaaggaggaggaggaggaggaggaggaggaggcatgcatTAGTCACAGAATAGGAAgtgtggagagaaaagtgagaggacgGGGTGATAAGGCGGCGCCACAAACATTACAGGTTACAAATATCACCTTGCGGAACCCTCGACGCCACAAAACGCTTTCTCACACGCATTCCTCACACTCCAATGACAAGTACAAGCAGGTCACACTCGTACATTTAAACCAGCATGTGCGGATTCGAAAAGAGCGCTTCCTACTACTATCCTTCTTGTCACTTCCCGGATGAGGATTAGAAAAATGCGCAGCCCACTATTAAGACTAGACCGTCCATCTTGAGGATCTCCGGTGCTCGCCTTTATGGACATGTGACctcgtttcgttttctttcgtgaGGCGATGCATTTTGGAAATCAAGTTTTTAGGCTCAGCTCGTGTGTCTGGCGTCAGAACCTGCGAGTCACAGAAGGAAGTAAAGCGCGCCTCCACGTCACCACCGTCTCATTTACGTCACTAATCTCACCAAATTTAACaaagagattaaccccttcagtactgggactcatttttaccttgagatttgtgtaatattagaccattttattgacattaggaagtgtctatggaggtcagaagattaatagccacagtcttcactagtttctTCTCCCacctgaatttctgaagctgtataaaatcaccac contains:
- the LOC123507534 gene encoding uncharacterized protein LOC123507534, producing the protein MLPSDAPLTVLPWRILVPLLQLYGCFPYRISSTNSPPVFSLPLCLCSVAMQLLMVILFSKWSGVNHISFFSLDMGTICYIFSTIVVLVSLWLAGFILLINSVAVAALLHDLSQMKNVFSPSWRHWLCNARTLLMLAYGIILTCFSLTFTLFAVRPSTVLETLFLTMAAVVCSVIFWLPIELFYSVLAVQAHHLLVNTKATATKVSAFLAGNESFKCESDVKTTMAALVHLDAVIQEVEVKRAKTTRLFFPIINIFFVIAIMLAITSPYTIIQGSIAGGGTFGSLLLASHIMGSLFHAGQMFTSQVSEAEGVLKQLRAKSQDLSVSLKVNLVMGSLSSLLTFDVCGWYTLSYSSLLAIFNTIMTYIVIIFQEGGGTIKNS
- the LOC123507535 gene encoding uncharacterized protein LOC123507535 yields the protein MLPQDTCGMLPWRMTMPVLQVFGCLPYKLSATSDPPVFSLPLLLWSISVHVFLTSVSFFAFTNIFHLYAAPDLGTVFFMNCVAFMMATVPLFPVSLTIKSSKMAALLHDMSNIVVVHRKHKIYPKNLIVMMTAVIFVVFSTWFACFILRSVFFECVMVFLWTLACSVTIFMPDSCLSALLDLMTSYLLLATESTVATVSKLLGPDGSFSGEDNTKEALLALHDLESLIREVTAWQETVKQCFFPVLTTFLLLSVMLAIACPYAILKGKFMGGTTIVCFLFSFYIMGVYSYYGQIFTDKVSLAEKQLRDLNMRSKNTNFCIKMNSVIARLSPLLTFNMCGCYTLSYSSFLGLMNTVLTYLVIIFQIGGNDITKFSSPSENDLSDSEKTDG